One Maribacter dokdonensis DSW-8 genomic region harbors:
- a CDS encoding RNA polymerase sigma factor, producing the protein MQLDLLVDQFKKKDPLAFEKLYGMYSENICGVINTIVKNDALAQEICQDVFIKIWNNCESYNSSKGRFFTWILNIARNAAIDEIRSRSYKNDKKNLSADYFVGILQHREEEESSSVDTKGLRKLVNNLKEKCVQIIELLYFRGYTQKDAAEELEIPLGTVKTRNRSCISQLRENMEVR; encoded by the coding sequence ATGCAATTAGACCTATTGGTTGATCAATTTAAAAAGAAAGACCCTTTGGCTTTCGAAAAGCTATATGGCATGTATAGTGAAAATATCTGTGGTGTTATCAATACCATAGTAAAAAACGATGCCTTGGCCCAAGAAATCTGTCAAGACGTATTTATAAAGATTTGGAATAACTGTGAAAGTTATAATTCTTCTAAAGGTAGATTTTTCACATGGATCCTTAACATAGCCAGAAATGCAGCTATCGATGAAATACGCAGTAGGTCGTATAAAAATGATAAAAAGAATCTTTCCGCAGATTACTTCGTAGGTATTTTACAGCACAGGGAAGAAGAAGAAAGTTCATCTGTAGATACTAAAGGTCTAAGAAAACTTGTTAATAATTTAAAGGAAAAATGTGTTCAGATCATTGAACTGTTATACTTTAGGGGTTATACACAAAAAGATGCTGCAGAAGAATTGGAAATTCCCTTAGGCACTGTAAAAACAAGAAATAGAAGTTGCATTTCCCAATTAAGGGAGAATATGGAGGTAAGATAG
- a CDS encoding DUF2490 domain-containing protein yields MKKVFTLLVLLATINQINAQSDGTGEDDFGSWFMYFGTNKIADKWSIHTEAQFRYYEMASNFNQLLLRTGVNYHINPDAIATLGYGFIETDPTFTEFDELGVNTLVENNSISEHRIFEQFILKNKVWEFNFEHRYRLEQRFVQNNFTGESNTLHRARYRIQMTLPLTDIFFLNFYDEIFINLQDSAFGQNRAYAALGVNVTEDLSMQFGYLKNHFTGANYDRLQIGVFYNTDLRGIFKKKK; encoded by the coding sequence ATGAAGAAAGTTTTTACGTTACTAGTATTATTAGCAACTATTAATCAAATAAATGCTCAAAGTGATGGTACAGGAGAAGACGATTTTGGTAGTTGGTTCATGTATTTTGGAACCAATAAAATTGCCGATAAATGGAGTATACATACCGAAGCTCAATTTAGATATTATGAAATGGCATCGAACTTTAACCAGTTGCTTCTAAGAACTGGGGTGAATTATCATATTAACCCTGATGCTATCGCTACTTTAGGCTACGGGTTTATTGAAACCGACCCTACTTTTACGGAGTTTGATGAACTTGGTGTAAATACTTTAGTTGAAAACAATTCAATTTCCGAGCATCGTATATTTGAGCAGTTCATTCTTAAAAATAAAGTGTGGGAATTTAATTTTGAACATCGTTACCGCCTAGAGCAGCGCTTTGTACAAAACAATTTTACCGGTGAAAGCAACACATTGCACAGAGCTCGTTATAGAATTCAAATGACCTTACCCCTAACCGATATCTTTTTCTTGAATTTCTATGATGAGATTTTCATAAATCTACAAGACAGTGCATTCGGTCAAAACCGTGCCTATGCCGCACTTGGGGTTAATGTTACCGAAGATTTAAGCATGCAATTTGGCTACTTAAAAAATCACTTTACAGGGGCTAATTACGATCGTCTACAAATTGGTGTTTTTTATAACACCGATCTGCGTGGCATTTTTAAAAAGAAGAAGTAA
- a CDS encoding glycosyltransferase — protein MISIIIPAHNEYDNLQRLFGIACFLEHNKLVEVIVALSPGNSDDIELLECSSKVKILRCKNKGRASQMNEAASLALGHTLVFLHADVVPPAEFIDNILQSLEDGYDAGFFSYRFDKDKWYLRINAAFTAKDGLFTGGGDQCLFIRKEAFEQLGRFNEQQVLMEDFEFFARMKKERISYTIIKNDLVVSARKYESNSYLRVNLSNFILVVLFKLGYPGNKLKSLHNKLIRTPYNG, from the coding sequence ATGATCAGTATAATTATACCTGCCCATAATGAATATGATAATCTACAGCGACTTTTTGGTATTGCATGTTTTTTAGAGCATAATAAATTAGTAGAAGTAATTGTAGCCTTATCACCCGGTAATTCTGATGATATTGAATTACTGGAATGTAGTAGCAAGGTAAAAATACTGCGTTGCAAGAATAAGGGTAGGGCTTCTCAAATGAATGAAGCGGCTAGTTTGGCATTAGGCCATACACTGGTTTTTTTACATGCAGATGTAGTACCGCCTGCTGAATTTATAGATAACATATTGCAAAGTTTGGAAGACGGCTATGATGCAGGATTTTTCTCTTACCGATTTGATAAGGATAAATGGTATCTACGAATAAATGCAGCCTTTACGGCTAAAGACGGCTTGTTTACGGGTGGCGGTGATCAATGCCTATTCATTAGGAAAGAAGCATTTGAACAGCTAGGCCGTTTTAATGAGCAACAGGTGCTTATGGAAGATTTTGAATTTTTTGCAAGGATGAAGAAAGAGCGGATATCTTACACCATAATAAAGAACGATTTGGTAGTTTCGGCACGTAAATATGAATCTAATTCGTATTTACGGGTCAATTTGTCCAATTTCATCTTAGTGGTACTATTTAAGTTGGGATATCCAGGAAATAAATTAAAATCGCTTCATAATAAATTGATACGCACCCCATATAATGGTTGA
- a CDS encoding YceI family protein gives MKKIALTFASALLIIFASCKDAKKSEDSKNVEATAETTDMYSLVQDSTKVSFTAYKTTDKVPVGGMFKKINFTNTTSGATAMEALNGTEFSIPVSSLFTNDPTGTRDPKLLEFFFGVLKDTELISGVVKVEGENSSIDVTLNGETQNIPLTYEMDGDNKITFSGVMDLENWNALDAVASINKACEILHTGKDGVSKTWSEVAVKAEVLLDKK, from the coding sequence ATGAAAAAAATAGCATTGACTTTCGCGAGTGCATTATTGATCATTTTCGCAAGTTGCAAGGACGCTAAAAAAAGTGAAGATTCTAAAAATGTTGAAGCCACAGCAGAAACTACTGATATGTACAGCTTGGTTCAAGACTCTACCAAGGTAAGTTTCACCGCATACAAAACAACTGATAAAGTGCCAGTTGGCGGTATGTTCAAAAAGATAAACTTTACCAACACAACAAGTGGAGCAACTGCCATGGAAGCTTTAAACGGAACTGAATTTAGTATTCCCGTAAGCAGTTTGTTTACCAATGACCCTACCGGTACTAGAGACCCAAAGCTTTTAGAATTCTTTTTTGGAGTATTAAAAGATACCGAGCTTATTTCTGGTGTGGTTAAGGTAGAAGGTGAAAATAGCTCTATAGACGTTACCTTAAATGGTGAAACCCAAAATATACCCCTTACCTACGAAATGGATGGCGACAACAAAATTACTTTTAGTGGTGTAATGGATTTGGAAAACTGGAACGCTTTAGATGCCGTTGCCTCTATAAACAAAGCTTGTGAAATTTTACATACCGGTAAAGATGGTGTGAGCAAAACTTGGAGCGAAGTTGCCGTTAAAGCCGAAGTGCTTTTGGATAAAAAATAA
- a CDS encoding VPS10 domain-containing protein, whose protein sequence is MTRRLLSLLMLFASIFVSAQDFKMDLVQDLKPRNIGPGGMSGRVTAIDVVNDNPDIMYVGTASGGLWKSTSGGVKWEPIFDKEVTASIGALAIQQSNPSVIWAGTGEGNPRNSLNGGYGVYKSLDGGKTWKSMGLEKTRHIHRIKIDPMNPNTVYVGAIGSPWGEHPERGVFKTTDGGETWEKVLFVNNKTGVADLIMDPTNPNKLIAAMWEHKREPWFFNSGGAGSGLYMTHDGGKNWKKLSEEDGLPAGDLGRIGVAIAPGKPEVIYALVEAKKNALYKSEDGGFKWKKVNDKSDIGNRPFYYSEIYVDPENENRVFSVFTYVNVSQDGGKNFTQLMPAYRADNGVHPDHHAFWIHPENGQFMMDGNDGGLNISKDGGKTWRFVGNLPVAQFYHIAVDNEYPYNVYGGMQDNGSWRGPAYVWKSQGIRNSYWQEISFGDGFDVVPDPVDSRYGYTMSQQGNVQRFDHVTGDNYIVRPTPPDADTELRFNWNSAISQDPFDTSTVYFGSQFVHKSTDKALTWKVISPDLTTNDPEKQKQSESGGLSMDATGAENHTTILVIEPSAVERDMLWVGSDDGRVHYTQNGGGTWTEVTANIKGLPKGSWIPQIKASTRNKGEALLIANDYRRFNYTPYAYRTKDYGKTWTRIVDATDVESYTLSIIEDPENPNLLFLGTDDGLYVSFNAGEKWQKWTEGFPTVSTKDLAIHPREQDLVIGTFGRAAWVLDDIRPLRALAADATILNKEIELFTPPTAYQASYQQPTGSRFGADGLYQGENRKSGAMITFYLKEGKKSAKKGKGMKGRKEDSSEEKTEEETDSVALTGVQKKDSVQFDFYDGDRLIRTLKYKTPEKAGFHRIYWGMDEKGADRPSRKVQTKKKESGGLDVKPGTYTIKMLYGDLEEETTITVKSDPRLEVSQTGINEAYANGKELESYMQTAADAVLQLAKSKEVAEKFQKDLKKEDDKKYKEQIDASKDIIKQIDSITAIYLGKVDKRQGITRSKEMTVMQRIQIARRYVGSRKTGMTATEKQLMQFAKDDLQSALQKTNAFFAKEWVEYQTNMKSLDISPFKETEVFNLN, encoded by the coding sequence ATGACAAGAAGATTACTCTCCCTGTTGATGCTTTTCGCATCTATTTTCGTTTCTGCACAAGATTTTAAAATGGACCTGGTTCAAGACTTAAAGCCCCGTAATATTGGTCCCGGTGGTATGAGCGGTCGTGTAACCGCCATTGATGTTGTCAATGACAATCCGGATATTATGTATGTAGGTACCGCTTCTGGCGGATTATGGAAATCTACGTCCGGCGGCGTAAAATGGGAACCTATTTTTGATAAAGAAGTGACCGCATCTATTGGTGCGCTTGCTATTCAACAAAGTAATCCGTCCGTAATTTGGGCTGGTACTGGTGAAGGTAACCCAAGAAATAGCTTAAACGGTGGTTACGGAGTATACAAATCCCTTGATGGTGGAAAGACCTGGAAATCTATGGGTCTTGAAAAAACCAGACATATTCATAGAATCAAAATAGACCCCATGAACCCTAACACCGTTTATGTAGGTGCTATTGGATCTCCTTGGGGAGAACACCCAGAACGCGGCGTTTTTAAAACTACCGATGGTGGCGAGACTTGGGAAAAGGTGTTGTTCGTAAATAACAAAACAGGGGTTGCAGATCTTATTATGGATCCTACCAATCCTAATAAGCTGATCGCTGCCATGTGGGAACACAAGCGCGAACCTTGGTTCTTTAACTCCGGTGGTGCAGGTAGCGGACTTTACATGACCCACGATGGTGGTAAAAATTGGAAAAAATTAAGCGAGGAAGATGGCTTACCAGCTGGTGACCTGGGTAGAATTGGTGTAGCCATTGCTCCGGGAAAACCTGAGGTTATCTATGCCTTGGTTGAAGCTAAAAAGAACGCGTTGTACAAATCTGAAGATGGCGGCTTTAAATGGAAGAAAGTAAATGATAAGAGCGATATAGGCAACAGACCTTTCTATTACTCTGAAATTTATGTTGATCCTGAAAATGAAAACAGGGTATTCTCCGTATTCACCTATGTGAACGTTTCGCAAGATGGCGGTAAAAACTTTACGCAATTGATGCCTGCATACCGGGCGGATAATGGGGTACACCCCGATCATCACGCCTTTTGGATCCACCCAGAAAACGGACAGTTTATGATGGACGGTAATGATGGCGGACTTAATATTTCTAAAGATGGCGGAAAAACATGGCGATTTGTGGGCAACCTTCCCGTGGCGCAATTCTACCACATTGCAGTAGATAATGAATATCCATATAATGTCTACGGTGGTATGCAAGATAACGGTTCTTGGAGAGGACCTGCCTATGTTTGGAAATCACAGGGAATTCGTAATAGCTACTGGCAAGAAATTAGTTTTGGTGATGGTTTTGATGTTGTTCCCGATCCTGTAGATTCCAGATATGGGTATACCATGAGCCAACAAGGTAACGTACAACGTTTTGATCATGTAACCGGTGATAACTACATTGTACGCCCTACTCCACCAGATGCGGATACCGAATTACGTTTCAATTGGAACTCGGCCATTAGTCAAGATCCTTTTGATACCAGTACCGTTTATTTTGGTAGTCAGTTTGTACATAAGAGTACGGATAAAGCATTGACTTGGAAAGTGATTTCACCTGATTTGACAACGAACGATCCAGAAAAACAAAAGCAAAGTGAAAGCGGCGGTTTATCTATGGATGCGACTGGTGCCGAAAACCATACCACAATTTTGGTTATTGAACCCTCTGCAGTTGAAAGGGATATGCTTTGGGTAGGTTCTGATGACGGTCGAGTGCACTATACCCAAAACGGAGGTGGAACCTGGACAGAAGTAACCGCAAACATCAAAGGCTTACCTAAAGGAAGTTGGATTCCGCAAATAAAGGCATCTACCCGTAATAAGGGTGAAGCATTGTTGATCGCCAACGACTATAGAAGATTCAATTATACGCCATATGCGTACCGCACCAAAGACTATGGTAAAACTTGGACAAGAATTGTTGATGCCACAGATGTAGAAAGCTATACCCTATCTATTATTGAAGACCCTGAAAATCCTAATTTATTGTTCCTAGGTACCGATGACGGATTGTATGTTTCTTTCAATGCCGGAGAAAAATGGCAGAAATGGACCGAAGGTTTCCCAACGGTTTCTACCAAAGATTTAGCCATTCACCCAAGAGAGCAAGATTTGGTGATCGGTACATTTGGTCGTGCTGCGTGGGTATTAGATGATATTCGTCCGTTACGAGCTCTAGCCGCAGATGCTACCATTTTAAACAAGGAAATAGAATTATTTACTCCGCCAACGGCATATCAGGCATCCTACCAACAACCTACAGGCAGTCGTTTTGGTGCCGATGGTCTTTACCAAGGTGAAAACAGAAAGTCCGGTGCTATGATTACCTTTTATTTAAAGGAAGGTAAAAAATCTGCCAAAAAAGGCAAGGGCATGAAGGGTAGAAAAGAGGATTCATCCGAAGAAAAAACAGAAGAAGAAACAGATAGCGTTGCGTTGACCGGAGTTCAAAAGAAGGATTCCGTTCAGTTCGATTTTTACGATGGCGATAGACTGATTCGAACTTTAAAATACAAGACTCCAGAAAAAGCAGGATTTCACAGAATTTACTGGGGAATGGATGAAAAAGGCGCGGATAGACCTTCTAGAAAAGTACAGACCAAAAAGAAAGAGTCTGGCGGTTTAGACGTAAAACCAGGCACCTATACCATAAAAATGTTATACGGTGATCTGGAAGAAGAAACTACGATTACGGTAAAATCAGACCCACGTTTAGAAGTATCTCAAACAGGAATCAATGAAGCCTATGCAAACGGAAAAGAATTGGAATCATACATGCAGACAGCAGCAGATGCGGTACTGCAATTGGCAAAAAGTAAAGAGGTTGCAGAGAAGTTTCAAAAAGATCTGAAAAAAGAGGACGATAAAAAGTACAAAGAACAAATAGACGCCTCTAAAGATATCATTAAACAAATAGATTCTATCACCGCTATATATTTAGGTAAGGTCGATAAAAGACAAGGAATAACCCGTAGTAAAGAAATGACGGTAATGCAACGTATTCAAATTGCAAGGCGCTACGTAGGATCTAGAAAAACCGGTATGACGGCAACGGAAAAACAATTAATGCAATTTGCCAAAGATGATCTGCAGAGCGCGCTACAAAAAACAAATGCTTTCTTCGCCAAAGAATGGGTAGAATACCAAACTAATATGAAAAGCTTAGATATATCACCTTTTAAAGAAACAGAAGTTTTTAATTTGAATTAA
- a CDS encoding superoxide dismutase family protein has protein sequence MKILKVELALLALLAVFSCKEVKKEASEAKEEMEELMDEAENEMTEQDTVVKFMLEPKSDSNVKGEVIFTEDDGEVDMVAMLSGLSEGEHAIHIHQTADCTAADGSSAGGHWNPTNEPHGKWGASEGYHKGDIGNFNADAEGNAKVEFSTDEWCIGCDDENKNILGKGVIVHQGVDDYTSQPSGDAGARVSCAGIIE, from the coding sequence ATGAAAATATTAAAAGTTGAATTAGCACTGTTGGCACTATTGGCTGTCTTCAGTTGCAAAGAAGTAAAAAAAGAAGCATCAGAGGCTAAAGAGGAAATGGAAGAATTAATGGATGAGGCAGAAAATGAAATGACAGAACAAGATACTGTTGTAAAGTTTATGCTTGAACCAAAAAGTGATAGCAATGTTAAAGGTGAAGTCATTTTTACCGAAGATGATGGCGAAGTTGATATGGTGGCCATGTTATCTGGCTTGAGCGAAGGCGAACATGCCATACACATTCACCAAACGGCAGACTGTACTGCAGCCGATGGTTCTTCTGCTGGAGGACACTGGAACCCAACAAATGAGCCACATGGTAAATGGGGAGCAAGTGAAGGATATCATAAAGGTGATATAGGTAACTTTAACGCAGATGCCGAGGGTAACGCCAAAGTTGAGTTTTCAACAGACGAATGGTGTATTGGCTGTGATGATGAAAATAAGAACATTTTAGGAAAAGGGGTTATTGTACACCAAGGTGTTGATGATTACACTTCTCAACCTAGTGGTGATGCAGGTGCACGTGTTAGTTGTGCCGGTATTATTGAATAG
- a CDS encoding anti-sigma factor, whose translation MDVEKYIASGILELYVAGTLSEKENLEIANYAKEYPEIKKEIEEIEASILELSRKASPGYHYSFKALMNRINGEVKVVDMNEKRSTPFLSYMGWAASILLAVGLFWMYQQNQDLKSNIEVVEKQNLDLEQQIADTDSSLQQTQELLNTLRDKNISVIPLGGQDVSPTSYAKAYWNKQEEKVFIDAKGLPEPPDGFVYQVWSLKLSPLTPTSMGLLEDFATDENKVFALNNPNESEAFGITLEPAGGSESPTLEQLYTLGVVNAS comes from the coding sequence ATGGATGTAGAAAAATACATAGCATCGGGAATTTTGGAGCTTTACGTAGCCGGTACACTCTCAGAGAAAGAAAATCTTGAGATTGCCAACTATGCCAAGGAGTATCCAGAAATAAAAAAGGAGATCGAGGAAATTGAGGCTTCAATATTAGAATTGTCCAGAAAAGCTTCACCAGGATATCATTATTCATTTAAAGCATTGATGAATAGAATTAATGGTGAGGTCAAGGTAGTTGATATGAATGAAAAACGTAGTACTCCATTCTTATCTTATATGGGTTGGGCTGCATCTATTTTATTGGCAGTAGGACTATTCTGGATGTATCAGCAAAATCAAGATTTGAAATCTAACATTGAAGTAGTAGAAAAGCAGAATTTAGATTTGGAGCAGCAAATTGCCGATACCGATTCTTCTTTACAACAGACCCAAGAATTATTGAATACACTTAGAGATAAGAATATTAGTGTTATCCCTTTAGGAGGGCAAGACGTTTCACCTACTTCATACGCCAAGGCGTATTGGAACAAACAAGAAGAAAAAGTATTTATAGATGCCAAAGGGCTGCCAGAACCGCCAGATGGTTTTGTTTACCAGGTTTGGTCTCTTAAACTTTCGCCGCTTACACCAACCAGTATGGGTCTTCTTGAAGATTTTGCAACAGATGAAAACAAAGTCTTTGCATTAAATAATCCTAATGAGTCAGAGGCATTTGGTATTACCTTAGAACCTGCTGGTGGTAGCGAATCACCAACCCTTGAACAATTGTATACCCTTGGGGTCGTCAATGCTTCATAA
- a CDS encoding VOC family protein yields MVEIINGIQQIGIGVSDVKKVFNWYRNHLGFDILLFEDEAVASLMSQYTNNKVEKREAYLSLNMTGGGGLEIWQFKDRIPVASENPIKFGDLGIYAMKIRCGNLMKMHTYLKELGVLNLSEISHTHKPNFYFNDPFGNRVQLVEDMYSFSKQSSLNGGVLGAVIGVSDITKSMGFYSTMLGYTKVVYDAIDSVLSTDKKKCRRVVLQQERTSVGGFGDLLGPTQLELVQLLDERPNKIFKNRLWGDLGYIHLCFDVSGMAVIREKAIKNNSPFTVDSANSFDMGDAAGHFSYMEDPDGTLIELVETHKVPILKALGLYLNLKKRNPNKTLPKWLVKSLALHRVNTDR; encoded by the coding sequence ATGGTTGAAATAATTAACGGTATTCAACAAATAGGCATTGGAGTATCAGATGTCAAAAAAGTATTTAATTGGTATAGAAACCATTTAGGTTTTGATATTTTATTATTTGAAGATGAGGCAGTTGCGTCATTGATGTCTCAATATACCAATAATAAGGTTGAGAAAAGGGAAGCATACCTATCGCTCAATATGACCGGTGGTGGTGGTTTGGAAATTTGGCAATTTAAAGACCGAATTCCCGTAGCATCTGAAAATCCTATAAAATTCGGCGATTTAGGTATATACGCTATGAAGATAAGATGTGGTAATCTTATGAAAATGCACACGTACTTAAAAGAATTAGGGGTGCTTAATTTATCGGAGATAAGCCATACCCATAAGCCAAATTTCTATTTTAACGACCCCTTTGGAAACCGTGTTCAGCTGGTAGAAGATATGTATTCCTTCTCTAAGCAGTCTTCATTAAATGGGGGAGTGCTAGGTGCTGTTATAGGGGTTAGTGATATTACGAAATCTATGGGGTTTTACTCCACTATGCTGGGGTATACTAAAGTAGTGTACGATGCAATAGATTCGGTTTTATCCACCGATAAGAAAAAGTGTAGAAGGGTGGTGTTACAGCAAGAACGTACGTCTGTTGGTGGTTTTGGAGACCTTTTGGGACCTACGCAACTAGAACTTGTTCAGCTGCTAGATGAAAGGCCAAACAAGATATTTAAAAATAGGCTATGGGGCGATTTGGGTTACATTCACCTATGTTTTGATGTATCTGGTATGGCTGTGATAAGGGAAAAGGCGATCAAGAACAACTCTCCTTTTACGGTAGACAGTGCCAACAGTTTTGATATGGGCGATGCCGCCGGTCATTTTAGTTATATGGAAGATCCAGATGGCACGTTGATAGAATTGGTAGAGACCCATAAGGTACCTATCTTAAAAGCGCTAGGTTTGTATCTAAACCTAAAGAAAAGAAATCCAAATAAGACCTTACCTAAATGGCTAGTAAAGAGCCTTGCCCTACACAGGGTTAATACAGACCGATGA
- a CDS encoding S9 family peptidase, with product MKYLMACFVFTLMLSCKEEPKKPSIAETMKTYTIKQMMDNEAIGGGSFSPDNSKLLISSNRSGIYNMYTVPTSGGELTPVTMSDSASVFAISYFPKDERMLFRMDGNGDEIFHIYVRDLDGTQTDLTPAEGARASFYGWAEDDMSFYYTSNERNPRNDDIYEMDLETLEPTLIYENTEGYSIDGISEDKKYITLGKPINTNDSDLFIYTLSDKKLTKINENQSANSSSGFSNDGSSLYYTTDDGEEFSYLMKYDIATGNREKVMQKNWDIWGTYFTENGTYQVTYINEDAKNVIEINNVSTGENVALPSLDGLDVTSVDFSDDEKLMRFYAGGSHTPSNLFVYNLETKEQTQLTNVLNNEINGEDLVNAEVIRYKSFDGVEIPAIYYKPHQASADTKVPALVWVHGGPGGQSRQNFSSFIQYLTNHGYAVLAVNNRGSSGYGKTFYQMDDLNHGDKDLKDCVEGKNWLAQQPEIDANKIGIIGGSYGGYMTMAALTYTPEEFAVGVNLFGVTNWVRTLKSIPPWWESFKDALYKELGDPYSADSVRLKEISPLFHTDKVTKPLIVLQGSQDPRVLQVESDEIVAGVKKNGVPVEYVLFEDEGHGFVKKENQIEAYSRVLDFLDLYLKKDKATPIEEGDK from the coding sequence ATGAAGTACCTAATGGCTTGCTTTGTGTTTACGCTTATGTTAAGCTGTAAAGAAGAACCTAAAAAACCTTCTATTGCAGAAACGATGAAGACCTATACCATCAAACAAATGATGGATAACGAAGCCATTGGTGGCGGTAGTTTTTCCCCTGATAATTCTAAATTACTTATCTCAAGTAATAGATCTGGTATTTACAACATGTACACAGTGCCTACAAGCGGCGGTGAATTGACTCCCGTTACTATGTCTGACAGTGCATCTGTATTCGCCATATCCTATTTTCCAAAAGATGAACGTATGTTGTTTAGAATGGATGGAAATGGTGATGAGATATTTCATATTTACGTCAGAGATCTAGACGGTACGCAGACCGACCTTACACCGGCAGAAGGTGCCCGTGCATCGTTCTACGGGTGGGCAGAAGATGATATGAGTTTTTACTATACTTCTAACGAGAGAAACCCTAGAAATGATGATATCTATGAAATGGACTTAGAAACTCTTGAGCCTACCCTGATCTATGAAAATACGGAAGGTTATAGCATTGACGGAATTTCCGAGGACAAGAAATATATAACCTTGGGCAAGCCCATCAATACCAATGATTCCGATTTGTTTATTTACACTTTATCGGATAAAAAGCTGACCAAAATCAATGAAAATCAAAGCGCCAACAGTAGCTCTGGATTTTCCAATGATGGTTCTTCTTTGTATTATACCACAGATGATGGAGAGGAATTCTCTTATTTAATGAAGTACGATATTGCCACTGGCAACAGAGAAAAGGTAATGCAAAAAAATTGGGATATATGGGGTACCTATTTTACGGAAAACGGTACCTATCAGGTAACCTATATTAACGAAGACGCCAAGAATGTCATTGAAATAAATAATGTTAGCACCGGTGAAAATGTTGCTCTTCCTTCTTTGGATGGTTTGGACGTAACCAGTGTAGATTTCTCAGATGATGAAAAACTAATGCGTTTTTATGCTGGTGGGTCACACACCCCTTCTAATTTGTTCGTTTATAATTTAGAAACCAAAGAACAGACCCAGTTAACCAATGTTTTAAATAACGAAATAAATGGTGAAGACTTGGTGAACGCAGAAGTAATACGTTACAAGTCTTTTGATGGGGTTGAAATTCCTGCCATTTATTACAAGCCCCACCAGGCAAGTGCGGACACCAAAGTACCTGCATTGGTTTGGGTTCATGGCGGACCGGGCGGACAAAGTAGACAGAACTTTAGCTCATTTATTCAATATTTGACCAATCATGGCTATGCCGTACTAGCCGTTAACAACAGAGGTAGTAGCGGCTATGGCAAAACTTTTTATCAAATGGATGATTTAAACCATGGCGATAAGGATTTAAAAGACTGTGTAGAAGGCAAAAATTGGCTTGCCCAACAGCCAGAAATAGATGCTAATAAAATTGGAATCATTGGCGGCTCTTACGGTGGTTATATGACTATGGCGGCATTGACCTATACCCCAGAAGAGTTTGCCGTTGGGGTAAATTTGTTTGGCGTAACCAATTGGGTACGAACATTAAAAAGTATACCGCCATGGTGGGAGTCTTTTAAAGATGCCTTATATAAAGAATTAGGAGACCCATACAGTGCAGATTCCGTTCGGTTAAAAGAGATTTCCCCTTTGTTTCATACCGATAAGGTGACCAAACCTTTAATTGTTTTACAAGGTTCGCAAGACCCTAGAGTATTACAAGTAGAATCTGACGAAATTGTTGCAGGTGTAAAAAAGAACGGTGTTCCCGTAGAATACGTGCTCTTTGAAGATGAAGGTCATGGTTTTGTAAAAAAAGAAAATCAGATTGAAGCGTATAGTAGGGTTTTAGATTTTTTAGATTTGTATTTGAAGAAGGATAAAGCAACACCCATTGAAGAAGGCGATAAGTAA